The following proteins are co-located in the Manihot esculenta cultivar AM560-2 chromosome 9, M.esculenta_v8, whole genome shotgun sequence genome:
- the LOC110623422 gene encoding myb-related protein 2, protein MYHHHQHQGKSIHSSSRMPIPPERHLLLQGGNGPGDSGLVLSTDAKPRLKWTPDLHERFIEAVNQLGGADKATPKTVMKLMGIPGLTLYHLKSHLQKYRLSKNLHGQAVSRSSKIGANAVAVDRMSEANVTHLNNLSIGTQTNKNLHISEALQMQIEVQRRLQEQLEVQRHLQLRIEAQGKYLQAVLEKAQETLGRQNLGTVGLEAAKVQLSELVSKVSAQCLNSAFSELKELQGLCPQQTQTTPPTDCSIDSCLTSCEGSQKEQETHNTGMGLRPYNGNAFLESKEMAEDHMLHPTELKWVENLRDSKMFLSPMGNNTESRIFSTERSSSNLAMRVGLQGESGKASTSFTEERYKGRNDDDNFPDQTNKRTDSVKLQHDNISTGYRLPYFATKLDLNSHDEIDAASNCKQLDLNGFSWN, encoded by the exons ATGTATCATCATCACCAACACCAAGGAAAGAGCATCCACTCCTCCTCAAGAATGCCAATCCCTCCTGAAAGGCATTTATTGCTGCAAGGTGGCAATGGCCCTGGAGATTCTGGACTTGTCCTTTCAACTGATGCAAAGCCTCGACTAAAATGGACACCAGATCTCCATGAGCGGTTCATAGAAGCAGTCAATCAGCTTGGAGGAGCAGACA AAGCTACTCCAAAAACAGTTATGAAACTTATGGGGATTCCAGGACTTACCTTGTATCATCTAAAGAGTCATCTACAG AAGTACAGACTCAGCAAGAATCTCCATGGACAAGCTGTTAGTAGGAGCAGCAAAATCG GTGCTAATGCTGTGGCAGTTGATAGAATGTCTGAAGCAAATGTTACTCatttaaacaatttaagcatTGGAACCCAAACAAACAA AAACTTACACATCAGTGAAGCACTGCAAATGCAAATAGAAGTGCAGAGAAGACTACAAGAGCAGCTTGAG GTACAACGACATCTGCAGCTTCGGATAGAGGCTCAAGGAAAATACCTACAAGCAGTGCTAGAGAAAGCACAGGAAACTCTTGGAAGGCAGAATTTAGGTACGGTGGGACTTGAAGCTGCCAAAGTTCAACTGTCTGAACTAGTATCCAAGGTATCCGCTCAGTGCCTGAATTCAGCATTTTCAGAGCTGAAAGAACTGCAGGGTCTCTGCCCCCAGCAAACACAAACAACGCCACCCACAGATTGTTCAATTGACAGCTGCCTGACCTCCTGTGAAGGATCCCAAAAGGAACAAGAAACACACAATACTGGAATGGGTTTGAGACCCTATAACGGCAACGCTTTCTTGGAGTCAAAAGAAATGGCAGAAGATCACATGCTACATCCAACTGAACTCAAGTGGGTTGAAAACCTAAGAGATAGCAAAATGTTCCTTTCCCCAATGGGAAACAATACAGAAAGCAGAATTTTTTCTACAGAAAGAAGCTCCAGTAATTTGGCCATGAGAGTTGGACTCCAAGGAGAAAGCGGCAAGGCAAGTACTAGCTTTACTGAGGAAAGATACAAGGGAAGGAATGATGATGACAATTTCCCCGACCAGACTAACAAGAGGACAGATTCAGTTAAGTTACAGCATGATAATATCTCAACAGGATATAGACTGCCTTACTTTGCAACAAAACTAGATCTCAATTCCCACGATGAAATTGATGCTGCTTCAAATTGCAAGCAGCTTGACTTGAATGGTTTTAGCTGGAACTGA